From Candidatus Binatia bacterium:
TGCCGGCCCAGTGGATGCGGTCCACCGGCTCGCGCAGCGCGGCGGCGAAATCGCCGAGAGTTCCGGGACCGAGCACCGCGACCGGACAGCCGCGGTTCCACTGTTCTTCGGCCCACGCGAACGTCACGACCTCGATCGGATCGAGGGCCTGGTTGCCGAAGAACGTCGCGAGCTGGGTGAGACAGGCGTCGCTCAGCGCGGTGTCGGGTTGGGCTTCCCAGTGCCGGGCCTCGGTGCCTCCGATGAATCCCATCATGATGCCGAGGCTGCCGTCCTGCGGCGAAGTATCGAAGGTGACCTTGATCGGTCCGTTCTCGCTGATGGCCTGGCCCGTCAGGCCGGCGTCGCGCCAGAACGGAGTGCGGTAGACTGCTTCGAACTTCATCAGCGTGCCCGCAGGCATTCTCTGCGTGAGCTGGTCGCGCAGCGCCGGAAGGGGCGGTTCGTACTGGATGCGTCCGGCCAGCGTCGGCGGAATCGCGACGATCACGTACTGCCCGCGCACGCGGTGACGATCGGACCACACGGCGACGCCCTGATCCCCCTGCTGGATGCGCGTGACCGGCATGTCGAGCAGCACGCTGCTGCCGAGCTCGGCGGCCACGCTCAGGGCAACCATCTGGGAGCCGCCGACGAAGCGGCTCTCCTGCGCGCCGCCCGACGTGTTGAAGTTGCGCTCGAACGTTCCCTGGTTCTGCTCGTTGCCGGACGCGGCGATGTAGAACAGCGTGAACAGCAGCGAGATCTCGCCGGGCTCGCAGCCGAAGATCGCCTCGGTGGCCGCCGACACCACGGCCATGAACTCGTCGCTGCCGCTCGAATTGGAGCGCAGCCAGGAATCGAGGGTCTGGCGGTCCCACTGTTTCGCATTCGCGGCAGTCCACGGCGCATCGACCGGTACCTGGGTGGCCATCTGGTCGAGAAGCGTGACGACGGCGAGGATGTCGCCGGCAACGACGGGATCGGCAGGCGCGGTGCCGAACGGAGTGTTGTTCGGAAACACCTCGCGGCGACCGTTGGCGTAAAAGACGTTGTTGCCGGTGTTGTAGGTCGGGAACAGGTCGACGCCGACTTCGCCGGCGAGGGCCTGGATGCGGTCCTGCGTGGGTCCGGTGAACATGCCGCCGAGCTCGCTGTAGCTGCCGCTTGCCAGCTGGTGCGTGAGCGTGCGGCCACCGACGCGGTCCCTGGCCTCGAGCACGAGTACCGAGCGGCCCGCCTGCGAGATGCGGCGTGCGGCAGTGAGGCCGGCAAGGCCGGCGCCGACGACGATGACGTCGGCCGTGTGACCGGATGCTTCGGCCGGCTGCGGAAAACGAAGAGTTGCCAGTGCCGTACCTGCGGCGACCGAAGCGCCCAGGAATTGGCGGCGAGAAAGCTTGGACACGGGCGGCAGTCCTCCTGCCCCCCTCCCGATAGACGGCATTATGGCTGCATCCTGCGACGCCGACAATCGACTCCGCACTACCCACAAGAGGCGCCGTGTCCGTGCGCGAGGAAGGGCGCAATGGCACAATCGCGGCCGGCGGGAATCGCGAGACCCGCGATGCAGGAAACGAGATGGACGCGAGCGCAGCAGTCACAGCGGCAGGTGAGGATCCGGATGCGCTCGTCATCGGCGCCGGCTTCGACGCCGGCACCGGTGGACTGACGCAGATCGACCTGCGCGGCTCTTCGGGACGTTCGCTGTCGGAGCTCTGGAGCGGAGGGGTACATGGGCGCGAACATTCCGGGCAAGAAGCGCCAGCTTCTGAACTACGCGGGGTTGCAGAACTACCTCGCGCTCTGCAGGGAATCTGCCGAGTGCGGTTACTCGGGGTTTCCCCTGAGCTGAGCGCGACGGGCTCGATCATGCTCGATCATGCGGATCGTATGGAACGCAAGCAGACGAAGGAGAAAGTGATGAGCAAGTCCCACGGAAAATACGTCTGGTACGAGCTCGCCACCAGCGACGTCGAAGGCGCGAAGAAGTTCTACGGCGACGTTATCGGCTGGGGCACCGACCGCTTCGGCGGACCCGAAGGCGACTACACGATCTGGAAAGCCGGTGCGCAGGGGATCGGCGGCGCGATGACGCTTCCCGAAGAAGCGCGAAAAGCCGGCGCGCCGCCGCGCTGGGTCGGCTACGTGTACGTCGACGACGTCGATGCGATCGTCGCCAAGGCAAAATCCCTGGGCGGCCACGAGGTGGTGCCGCCGACCGATCTTCCGGACGTCGGTCGCATCGCGATGGTGTCCGACCCGCAAGGCGCCGTGATCGCGATGATCAAGCCGAACGGCCCCGAAGCGCCTTGGCTCGACGAGGTTCCCGACGGCCACGTCTCATGGAACGAGCTTCTGGCCGGAGAGCAGGAAGCAGCGCTGCACTTCTATGCCGAGCTGTTCGGCTGGCAGAAGGAGCAGGCCGTGCCGATGCCCAACGGCATCTATCAGCTCTATGGAAAGCACGGACATACCCTCGGTGGCATGATGACGCGCCCCACGGGGTATCCCGCGCCGCCGCACTGGCTCTACTACGTCAAGGTCGCGGACCTCGATGCCGCCATCGAACGCGTCCGCAAGAGCGGCGGCAAGGTGATGATGGGCCCGATGGAGGTGCCCGGCGGCAGCCGCATCGCGCAGTGCACGGATCCCCAGGGCGCGGCCTTCGCGTTGAACGGGCGCTAGAACAGGAAAATGATCCGGGCAGAGGCCAAACCGATGCCCGGATCATCCGCCCAGTCATCGTTCCGTCGGCTGCGTGTCGCGATTTGCGCGGGCGCTATCGCGATCGCGTCAGGCTGCGCGACGACCGCGCCATGGCCGGTCGTCGCCGCCCCTCCTCCTGCTCCCTCCGCGCCGCCCGTCGCTCCGGCGGCCGACGTAGGCAACGTCGACCTCGAGTCGCTGTTCGGCCACGACTGGATCTTCGTCGAGATCCCCGGTTTCCACGAGCCGCTGCCGTCGGCGCTCCCGGTTGCCGGATTCATCATGACAAGGGAGAGCGGACGCATCCTGACCGGCACCACCGGATGCAACCAGATGTCGTCCGGCTATCGCCTTTATGCGGCGACCGGAAGGCTGGAATTCACGAACCTGAGGAACAACCGACGCCTCTGCGACCGTGTCAGCTCCGATACCGAGGAGGCCGTGCTGCACGCGATGATCGCGACGGATTCCTTCCGCATGGTCGGCGGCGATCTCGAGTTGTGGTCGAAGGGAAGCCTCGTCGCCCGCCTCGTGCATCCGGTCCACCCCTTTCGATAGGCCGATAGGCCGATAGGCCAAGAGGAAACAAAGCCGATGTGCGGTCGTTTCGTGCTGTCGACGCCGGCCGATGCGCTGGCTGCGGAATTTTCTGCCTCTACCGGCGGGCTGCTGCTCAGGCCGCGCTACAACATCGCGCCGATGCAGGACATCGTCGTCGTCCGGAGCGACGGCGGCGAGCGAAAGCTATTGACGATGCGCTGGGGCCTGGTGCCGTCGTGGGCGAAGGACCCGTCGATCGCATCGAAACTTCTCAACGCGCGCTCGGAGACCGCCGCGACCAGGCCGGCCTTTCGCGATGCCGTGCGCCGGCGGCGCTGCATCGTGCCGGCAAGCGGCTTTTACGAGTGGAAAAAAGAAGGCACGCGCAAGCAGCCGTGGTACTTCCGCCCGTCGCAGACTTCGTGCACGCTGGCGATCGCCGCGCTTTGGGAGAAATGGAAAAGCCCCGAAGGGGAATGGATCGAGACTTGTTGCCTTCTGACCACCGGCGCCAACACGGTGCTGGCCCCGGTACACGACCGCATGCCCGTGCTGCTCGACCGCGAAGGCGTCGCGCGCTGGCTCGACTCCTCCTGCACCGATCCCGAGCGTATCGGCGATCTTCTCGCGCCGTGCGACGCCGGCGTCATCGAAGGCCACGCGGTCTCCACCGCGGTCAACAGCGTGCGCAACGACGACGCGCGCAACATCGAGGCCGAGCGGCCGGCCCAGGAAGGACTTCCGTTCTAGTGGCGCGGTCCGCTCGCAGGACCTTTCACTGGCCAGCGTGAAGCTCGCCGCCGGTGAGCGTCAGTTCGGTCCCGGCTGCGAAGTCGTTCCGAGCCCGTCGAAGACGCTCCACGAATAGACCGATCCGATGACGTTGTTGTAAGCGGCGCTGGCCGTCGTGAAGTACGCCCACGCGGCGCCCGGCGTCTGCTCGCGAACGTGCTCGAAATAGAACTTGCGCGGCTCGCCGGTGCCGTGGGAGCTGGCCGCGATCCCCTGGTACTTGAGCTGCGTCGAAAACGTGACCGAGCTGCCGATCTGGTACCACGCCTGATTATTCGGCGACAGCCAGCCGTCGCAGGTCTCGTTCGTCGTCGACGTCGATTTACAGCGAAGGCGGAAGAACACCATGCTCTCGGAGTTCACTCCGAGCTGCTCGGTCGAGTACGACGTGGTT
This genomic window contains:
- a CDS encoding flavin monoamine oxidase family protein, whose product is MSKLSRRQFLGASVAAGTALATLRFPQPAEASGHTADVIVVGAGLAGLTAARRISQAGRSVLVLEARDRVGGRTLTHQLASGSYSELGGMFTGPTQDRIQALAGEVGVDLFPTYNTGNNVFYANGRREVFPNNTPFGTAPADPVVAGDILAVVTLLDQMATQVPVDAPWTAANAKQWDRQTLDSWLRSNSSGSDEFMAVVSAATEAIFGCEPGEISLLFTLFYIAASGNEQNQGTFERNFNTSGGAQESRFVGGSQMVALSVAAELGSSVLLDMPVTRIQQGDQGVAVWSDRHRVRGQYVIVAIPPTLAGRIQYEPPLPALRDQLTQRMPAGTLMKFEAVYRTPFWRDAGLTGQAISENGPIKVTFDTSPQDGSLGIMMGFIGGTEARHWEAQPDTALSDACLTQLATFFGNQALDPIEVVTFAWAEEQWNRGCPVAVLGPGTLGDFAAALREPVDRIHWAGTETSTFWNGYMDGAVRSGERAAAEVLSALG
- a CDS encoding VOC family protein yields the protein MSKSHGKYVWYELATSDVEGAKKFYGDVIGWGTDRFGGPEGDYTIWKAGAQGIGGAMTLPEEARKAGAPPRWVGYVYVDDVDAIVAKAKSLGGHEVVPPTDLPDVGRIAMVSDPQGAVIAMIKPNGPEAPWLDEVPDGHVSWNELLAGEQEAALHFYAELFGWQKEQAVPMPNGIYQLYGKHGHTLGGMMTRPTGYPAPPHWLYYVKVADLDAAIERVRKSGGKVMMGPMEVPGGSRIAQCTDPQGAAFALNGR
- a CDS encoding META domain-containing protein translates to MPGSSAQSSFRRLRVAICAGAIAIASGCATTAPWPVVAAPPPAPSAPPVAPAADVGNVDLESLFGHDWIFVEIPGFHEPLPSALPVAGFIMTRESGRILTGTTGCNQMSSGYRLYAATGRLEFTNLRNNRRLCDRVSSDTEEAVLHAMIATDSFRMVGGDLELWSKGSLVARLVHPVHPFR
- a CDS encoding SOS response-associated peptidase, producing the protein MCGRFVLSTPADALAAEFSASTGGLLLRPRYNIAPMQDIVVVRSDGGERKLLTMRWGLVPSWAKDPSIASKLLNARSETAATRPAFRDAVRRRRCIVPASGFYEWKKEGTRKQPWYFRPSQTSCTLAIAALWEKWKSPEGEWIETCCLLTTGANTVLAPVHDRMPVLLDREGVARWLDSSCTDPERIGDLLAPCDAGVIEGHAVSTAVNSVRNDDARNIEAERPAQEGLPF